A window from Methanomicrobia archaeon encodes these proteins:
- a CDS encoding class II SORL domain-containing protein — MPEKLGEHFQSADWKKEKHVPVIECPSEVRAGELFEVKVTIGKEIAHPNTTEHHIRWIQVFFHPDGGKFSYQVGQFEFCAHGESTDGPNTGPVYTHHEAAFALKMSKPGTLYALALCNIHGLWESAKEIKLL, encoded by the coding sequence ATGCCTGAGAAATTAGGAGAGCATTTTCAATCTGCGGATTGGAAGAAGGAGAAACACGTGCCGGTAATCGAATGTCCATCTGAGGTGAGGGCGGGAGAACTGTTCGAGGTAAAAGTGACCATTGGGAAGGAGATAGCCCACCCTAATACAACCGAGCATCATATCCGGTGGATACAGGTCTTTTTCCATCCGGATGGCGGGAAGTTCAGCTATCAGGTGGGACAGTTTGAGTTCTGCGCGCACGGTGAATCCACGGATGGCCCGAACACAGGACCGGTCTATACACATCACGAGGCCGCCTTCGCTCTGAAAATGTCCAAGCCGGGAACGCTCTACGCGCTGGCACTCTGCAACATCCATGGCTTGTGGGAAAGTGCGAAAGAGATAAAACTGCTCTAA
- the cooS gene encoding anaerobic carbon-monoxide dehydrogenase catalytic subunit, whose protein sequence is MEENRISYYDSIRRMYLRIKEDSMDNIWDRYEAQGMGGDPDRRCPFCQAGARCDLCSNGPCRADALQNKKGVCGITADGMAMRMMLLRNIMGASTYHYHTDQTIRTLRATAKGQTPFKIREYEKLKDFAERLGINTSGSKNELALRLCEFVEVDFNRKYYEPSQIVETLAPQERKARWKELAIFPGGIYGEMMLATSSCLTNVDGYYASLALKAMRLGVAMAYQSQIVNEFCQDILYGIPKPHMMHVDLGVLDPDYINVLPNGHEPFLGFAMVQLAREQKWQDKAKAVGAKGLRVIANIETGQEMIQRWEMDDAFYGFTGNWIMQEAILASGCVDLFVADMNCSMPIDPLYAERYKFRLVPVSELVAFDGISDRVNYEPEKVEEQAAQLLQMAIDNFKDRRASTEPATHLPMREAVVGFSTESILQALGGTLDPLLKAIKDGALRGIAGLVSCTTLRDTGQDVHSVRIAKELIKRDILVLSMGCGNGAMQVAGLCSPEAKELAGTGLKELCENLNLPPVLSFGTCTDTGRLADLLAAISDALGGVPLPDLPVVAAAPEYMEQKATIDAVFALALGLFTYVNPVPTITGAPQLVKLLTQDCKQVTGGRLNVETDPVKAVDAMLSHIEANREKLGI, encoded by the coding sequence ATGGAGGAAAATAGAATTTCGTACTATGATTCGATTCGGAGGATGTACCTCCGGATAAAAGAGGATAGCATGGACAATATCTGGGATCGCTATGAGGCGCAGGGCATGGGTGGCGATCCTGATCGACGATGCCCATTCTGTCAGGCAGGGGCACGCTGCGACCTCTGTTCAAATGGGCCGTGTCGAGCAGACGCATTGCAGAATAAGAAGGGAGTTTGCGGCATTACGGCCGATGGCATGGCGATGCGCATGATGCTGCTGCGAAACATCATGGGTGCATCCACGTACCACTACCATACAGATCAGACGATCAGGACCCTTCGGGCTACCGCAAAGGGTCAAACACCCTTCAAAATTCGCGAGTACGAGAAGTTGAAGGATTTTGCTGAACGATTGGGGATCAACACGTCGGGTTCGAAAAATGAACTTGCACTACGCCTCTGTGAATTTGTAGAAGTAGATTTTAACCGAAAGTACTACGAGCCAAGTCAGATCGTAGAGACTTTAGCTCCTCAGGAGCGCAAAGCCCGTTGGAAAGAACTGGCTATTTTCCCCGGTGGAATCTATGGCGAAATGATGCTCGCCACAAGTTCGTGTCTCACCAATGTCGACGGCTATTACGCGAGCCTGGCCCTCAAGGCGATGCGGCTAGGGGTGGCAATGGCATATCAAAGTCAAATTGTGAACGAGTTTTGTCAGGATATCCTCTACGGAATACCCAAGCCGCATATGATGCACGTAGACCTTGGTGTATTGGATCCAGATTATATCAATGTACTCCCGAACGGCCACGAACCATTTCTCGGGTTTGCGATGGTTCAACTGGCCAGAGAGCAGAAATGGCAGGACAAAGCAAAAGCGGTGGGCGCCAAAGGGTTACGGGTCATTGCGAACATTGAGACAGGCCAGGAGATGATCCAACGCTGGGAGATGGATGACGCATTTTACGGCTTTACGGGAAACTGGATCATGCAGGAGGCGATTCTGGCCAGTGGCTGCGTGGATCTCTTCGTAGCGGATATGAACTGCTCGATGCCCATTGACCCGCTATACGCCGAACGATACAAGTTCCGACTCGTGCCTGTGAGTGAACTGGTTGCTTTTGACGGCATAAGCGATCGAGTCAACTACGAGCCGGAAAAGGTTGAAGAGCAGGCGGCACAACTCCTGCAGATGGCGATCGATAACTTCAAAGACCGCAGAGCCTCTACCGAGCCGGCTACGCATTTACCTATGCGAGAAGCCGTGGTAGGCTTCTCTACGGAGAGTATCCTACAAGCTCTTGGCGGCACACTCGATCCGCTCTTAAAGGCTATCAAGGACGGGGCCTTGCGAGGGATCGCCGGTCTCGTTTCGTGCACCACGCTGAGAGATACGGGTCAGGATGTACACAGCGTCCGTATAGCAAAAGAGCTGATTAAACGCGACATTCTAGTGCTCTCGATGGGCTGTGGCAACGGCGCCATGCAGGTTGCAGGTCTCTGTAGTCCCGAGGCAAAAGAACTGGCGGGTACTGGCCTGAAAGAGCTTTGTGAGAATCTGAATTTACCACCAGTCCTCAGCTTTGGCACGTGCACGGATACCGGACGTTTAGCGGACCTGCTGGCTGCAATTTCAGATGCGCTAGGAGGCGTACCACTTCCTGATCTTCCGGTTGTTGCCGCTGCACCAGAATATATGGAACAGAAAGCTACCATTGATGCCGTATTCGCTCTGGCATTAGGGCTATTCACCTATGTTAATCCGGTACCGACGATCACGGGAGCACCACAATTGGTAAAACTCTTAACTCAAGATTGTAAACAGGTGACCGGTGGCCGGCTCAACGTAGAAACAGATCCAGTCAAAGCCGTTGATGCCATGCTGTCCCACATCGAAGCCAATCGCGAGAAACTGGGCATTTAA
- a CDS encoding permease — translation MTEKRSGKKERCYGRYFLGAVILFYIVLFLVTPEGIQKALRISAEVFLQLVPVLVLIIVVMGLLNYFLNPKTVSKYVGQGSGSKGWLLAISTGMLSHGPIYIWYPLLKELRDQGMRSGLVAAFLYNRAIKMPHLPLMVYYFGTVFVVVLLMYMVIASLVIGKLIEMIEK, via the coding sequence ATGACCGAAAAGCGTAGCGGGAAAAAAGAGAGGTGCTACGGGCGTTACTTCTTAGGTGCGGTTATCCTTTTCTACATCGTTTTGTTTTTGGTCACGCCGGAAGGCATCCAGAAAGCGCTAAGAATAAGTGCTGAAGTGTTTTTACAGCTCGTTCCCGTACTGGTTCTCATTATCGTCGTTATGGGGCTTCTGAATTATTTTCTCAATCCAAAAACGGTTTCAAAGTACGTTGGGCAGGGATCGGGGAGCAAAGGCTGGCTTTTAGCCATATCCACTGGAATGCTGAGTCATGGTCCTATCTATATCTGGTACCCATTATTAAAGGAGCTTCGGGATCAGGGCATGCGAAGCGGGTTGGTCGCCGCTTTTCTTTATAATAGGGCGATAAAAATGCCGCATCTGCCGTTGATGGTCTATTACTTCGGGACAGTGTTCGTGGTCGTGCTGCTCATGTATATGGTAATTGCGTCCCTTGTCATAGGAAAACTGATTGAGATGATAGAAAAATAA
- a CDS encoding MBL fold metallo-hydrolase: protein MIFQRIKSPGLAHHSYFIGSEDTAAVIDPRRDCDVYIKQAQQDEVTIKYIFETHRNEDYVIGSAELSYQTGAEIYHGPCLEWKYGTTLRDGATFQIGKLRLTVLHTPGHTDESMSYVLADREAGEEPVMVFTGDALFIGDMGRTDLYGPEEAPRLASALYESIFNKLLSLGDGVILCPAHGAGSVCGSHISAREESTLGIERLQNPLLHMTNKDDFVTRKVHEYHERPPYFRQMEKYNLEGAPLLRGLPIPPPLSPREFKDEMERGAVVVDARTPPAFGGAHIKSAYSIWLEGIPGYAGWVLPYETPLLLVLECRDQLETAVHYLLRLGYDNIIGYLKGGIAAWYDRGFTVEQMGLSTVHELKYRLDRHEDVLVLDVRDNTEWKAGHIEGAHHIFVGHLQNRLAEIPRDRPITVLCSIGHRASLAPSILLRAGFSNVCCDVLGSMRAWNANQFPAIQE from the coding sequence ATGATCTTTCAACGGATTAAATCTCCAGGATTGGCACATCATTCGTATTTCATTGGCTCGGAAGACACAGCAGCGGTGATTGACCCGCGTCGCGATTGTGATGTTTATATAAAGCAAGCCCAGCAAGATGAAGTGACCATAAAGTACATCTTCGAGACGCATCGAAATGAGGACTATGTCATTGGTTCTGCTGAGCTATCATATCAGACGGGGGCTGAAATTTACCACGGACCCTGTTTGGAATGGAAATACGGGACCACGCTCCGTGACGGTGCTACTTTTCAGATCGGTAAGTTGCGACTTACGGTGCTCCACACACCCGGGCATACTGATGAGAGTATGTCGTATGTCTTAGCTGATCGTGAGGCAGGAGAGGAGCCGGTGATGGTCTTCACAGGTGACGCGCTCTTCATCGGTGACATGGGTAGAACAGACCTCTATGGGCCTGAAGAAGCTCCGAGGTTGGCCAGCGCCCTCTACGAGAGCATCTTTAACAAATTACTTTCGCTCGGCGACGGTGTTATCCTCTGTCCAGCCCACGGCGCAGGTTCTGTCTGTGGCAGTCATATCAGTGCGCGAGAAGAGAGCACGCTCGGTATCGAGCGATTGCAAAACCCCTTGCTTCACATGACAAACAAGGATGACTTCGTTACACGCAAGGTTCATGAATACCATGAAAGACCGCCCTATTTCAGACAGATGGAGAAGTATAATCTCGAAGGTGCACCACTACTTCGAGGGCTCCCGATTCCGCCACCTTTATCGCCTCGCGAATTTAAAGACGAGATGGAACGTGGAGCAGTGGTTGTTGATGCCCGAACCCCTCCCGCATTTGGCGGTGCACATATCAAGAGCGCTTACAGCATTTGGCTCGAGGGTATACCGGGATATGCTGGCTGGGTCTTGCCCTACGAAACCCCGCTTCTGCTTGTGCTCGAGTGCCGTGACCAATTAGAGACGGCAGTCCATTATCTTTTACGCCTGGGCTACGATAACATCATCGGGTATTTGAAGGGCGGTATAGCGGCATGGTATGACAGAGGTTTCACGGTCGAACAAATGGGGCTCTCGACGGTGCACGAACTCAAATATCGGCTTGACCGTCATGAAGACGTCCTGGTTCTCGATGTGCGCGATAACACTGAGTGGAAAGCAGGGCATATCGAGGGTGCTCACCATATTTTTGTCGGGCATCTCCAGAATCGATTAGCTGAGATACCGCGCGATCGTCCTATAACAGTTCTCTGCAGCATCGGTCATCGTGCGAGTCTTGCCCCGAGTATTCTACTTCGTGCGGGCTTTTCCAATGTATGCTGCGATGTGCTGGGCAGTATGCGAGCCTGGAACGCTAACCAATTCCCGGCGATTCAGGAATAG